The genomic interval CTGTCGCGTAAGCTTTCCGAATGGACCGGCGAACGCTGGCTCGTCGACCTTAAAAAGGAAGGCGGCGGCGCCACCCTGTTCGAGCGCAAGGAAGAGCGCGAAAAGCAGGCCCGCGAAGAAGCCGACAACCATCCGCTGGTCGAAGCGGTGCGCAAGGCCTTCCCCGGTTCCAAGGTCGTCGACGTGCGCATCAATCGCGACTTTGAAGAAGAATTTCTGGCGCCGGTCATTGAAGACCCGGACGAAGAGGGCGATATGTCTTTGACAATCGATGACGCGGACGAGTTCGGGCTCGACGACTTGTAGAAGCCGCATACCGTCCCCTGTTACAGCTGTAGAGATATGACGAAAGCCTTCTGGCGCTTGTAAGCCGCCGGGGCGCGAACGAAAAAGGATGATCCCCATGGACATGATGAAGATGATGAAGAAGGCGAAGGAAATGCAGGCCAAGATGGCCGAGATGCAGGAAGAAGTCGCCGAAATGGAAGCAACAGGCGTAGCCGGTGGCGATATGGTCAAGGTGACGGTTACCGGTAAGGGACAGATGAAATCCCTCTTTATCGATCCATCCATGATCAATGCCGATGATGCCGAAATCCTTGAAGACTTGATTATCGCCGCCCATAATGACGCCAAAGCCAAGGTTGAAGCCGCCATGCAGGAAAAAATGCAGGCTATGGCAGGCGATCTGGGCCTTCCTGCTGGTATGAACCTGCCATTCTGATTGCGCTTTCAAAGACAAGAGGCGTTGCGCGATGTCCCTTTCTTCTCTGCTGCTCTATGCGGGAACCCTGTTTCTTGTTGCCAGCGTCCCCGGGCCGAGCATCACTGCTCTGGTGGCACGGGTGTTGAGCAATGGCTATCGTGATGTGCTGCCTTTTGTCATGGCCATGTGGCTGGGAGAAGCGATCTGGTTGTCTCTCGCCATCGGCGGACTGTCGGTGGTTGCTGCTACATTTGCCTCTGTTTTTGTTGCCATCAAATGGCTTGGCTGTGCTTATCTGGCCTATATGGCCTACAAGATGTGGTTCACGCGGCATGAAGAGGCGAGCGATGAAGCTCTGCCAAACCGGAAATCCGGTCTCGGCATGTTTTTCGCAGGCTTTGCGGTTACCATGGGCAATCCCAAGATCATGCTCTTTTATGCGGCCTTGCTGCCGACCCTGATCGATCTGGGCTCTGTCAGCACCGTGGGGTGGTTCGAGTTGCTCGTTACCATGCTGCTCACCTTGGCGACCGTTGATCTTGGCTGGATCTTCTTTGCCAACAAGGCAAGGCGACTTTTGAGGAGCCCCCGTGCGGTGCGGATTGCCAATCGGGCCGGAGCGGTTGCCATGGCAGGTGCTGCCGCAGCAATTGTTAGCAAGTCCTGAAACAAGAGCCGCCTGATGCAATCGCGGTACTGAGATGAGGTGTGGTATGGCAAGTCATGTTGCCGGTCCGGAAATTGAAAAACTGATCAAGCTTCTGGCGCGCCTGCCCGGTCTTGGGCCGCGCTCAGCCCGTCGGGTGGCGCTGCATCTGATCAAGAACAAGGACCAGCTTCTTGTCCCGTTGTCCGAGGCGATGACGGTCGCGGTTGAAAAGGTTCAAGTATGTGAAATCTGTGGCAATATCGATAGCGCCAGCCCTTGCACCATCTGCACCGACACCCGCCGCGACCCATCCGTTCTGGTCGTGGTGGAAGATGTCTCCGATCTCTGGGCGCTGGAGCGGGCCTCAGTCATCAATGCCGCCTATCATGTGCTGGGCGGAACGCTAAGCCCTCTGGATGGCGTCGGACCTGACGATCTCAATATCGCCGGGCTCCTCAAGCGCACTGCCAAGGGCGAAATTCGCGAAATCATTCTGGCGGTCAATGCCACGGTGGAAGGCCAGACCACGGCCCACTATATCACCGATCAATTGCAGGAACAGGCCAAGGAGCTGAAGGCCACCAACCCTGCCTATGAGCCGATCCGGATATCCCAGTTGGCTCATGGTGTGCCCATTGGCGGGGAGCTTGACTATCTCGATGAAGGCACCCTGTTACAAGCGATCCGCAGCCGCAAAGCTTTTGAATAAGGGAGACAGGGCGCGGCTTTCTTCAAAGCGTCCCACATCATTCTGCTTTCAGCGTTCTTCCTCATCCATGCTGAATAGGGAGCGCGAGGTACCCGGCTCTGCAATCTTTGGGCCGGCAATGCCATAAGGTCCCTTCAAGGGAAAGGCGGGCGTATCCTCAACAGGAGCTGACGTCTCGGCTTCTGGCTCTTCTTCATCATCGCTTTTTGGGGCGGCTATTTGATCGGAATTGTCCCTTGCAGCCGCTTGCAGCTCGGCTTCGCTGACATCGATCTCCTCGATCTTGCGCCCGCGTTTGACGATCTTGCCTGTCGAGGTGAGAATCTGGTCGACATCCTTTTGCGTCTGTCCGAAATGAGCCTGTAGCTTGGAGACCCGATCATCAAGCCGCGTTACATCTTCCATCAGGAGGGTCACTTCGCGCTGGATAATGTGGGCCTGTTCGCGCATGCGGGCATCTTTGAGGATCGACTGGATGACCTGAATGGACAATGTCAGCAGGGAAGGCGAAACGATGACAATCCGCGCCCGATGCGCCGTTTGCACCACATCGTCAAATTGCTCATGCAGATCGGCAAACAGGCTCTCGGACGGTACGAACATAAAGGCTGTATCCTGCGTTTCACCCACCAGGAAATAACGCTCCGATATATCCTTGATATGCTTTTTGACATCATTGCGAAAACGGCTTCGGGCGGCCTTGTCCTCATCCGGATTGGCCGCTTCCTTTACCGCCGTCCAGCCTTCAAGTGGAAACTTGGCATCGATCACCAGCACGGCCGTGTCATTGGGAATATGAACCACGCAATCAGGCCGCTTGCCGTTTGATAAGGTAAACTGGAAATCATAGGCATGCTTGGGCAGGGCATCCTCGATAATGGCTTCCATGCGTCCTTGCCCGAAGGTCCCGCGCGCCTGCTTGTTGGCGAGGATCTGCTGCAGCTCGACCACCCGCCCTGAAAGCTCGGTGATATTGCCTTGCGCCTTGTCGATCAGGGCCAAACGCTCATGCAGCGCCCGCAAATGGTCGCCTGTCATCTTCTGTTGATCACCAAGGCTCTTGGTTACCGTCTGGCTCAGCCGGTGGCCCATGCCGTCCATCCGGTTGGTCAGAGCCTGCGACATCTCTGTCTGTCGTGTCGAGAAGATCTCTGCCATGGTCTGCATGCGACCCGTCATCTCGGCTTGAAGCCGGGAGAGTTCATCCACCTGTGCTCTTTGGCGGCGGGCCTGTTCCTGCGCGTCAAACAGCTCCTGCGCCCGCACGGTATTCTGTCGCGACAGGCTGATGAGAAGCCAAAGCACCAGCAGCCCGATCAGCGCCAAGGCGCCGATCAGGATCTGGAAGGTCGATATGCCATGCTGGCCCAGTGTGATCACAATGTCATTCATGGCGCGACTATAGAGCGATTCGGAAGCGGAGCGAAACAAAGTGTGAACATGGATGTGTGTGCTTTGGTCGGAATTGGTTAGAAAAGCATAGGAATTTCCTATTCTTTCGCGCCTTTGAGATTGACGCTTGAAGCTGAAAAGCTTATGTCAGCTTCATGGCTGTGATGGATATTGTAACATTGCCGGATCCGATCCTGCGAAAGCAATCGCTTCCGGTTGAGCGCGTAGACGATGAGCTGCGCACTTTGATCGACAACATGATTGAAACCATGTACAAGGCCCCGGGCATTGGTCTGGCGGGCATACAGGTGGGCGTGGACAGACGCCTCTTCGTGATGGATGTGTCCCGCGAAGAGAATTCCCCCATCTGCATGATCAATCCAAAGATCATTTTTCAGTCTGAAGAGCTGAATACCCACGAGGAAGGCTGCCTGTCGATCCCAGAATATTACGCAGAAGTAGATCGTCCCAAACAGGTGACGATGGAATTTCTCGATCGTGATGGCAAGCCGCAGACCCTCGAGCTGGATGAGCTGGCCGCAACCTGCGCCCAGCATGAGTTCGACCATCTCAATGGGGCTCTCTTCATCGACTATCTCTCGAAGCTGCGCCGGGATCGGGTGATCAAGAAATTCACCAAGCTGGCCAAACAGAAAGAGAAGATCGTCCTGTAACGGTCTTCCATCATCACTGCAACGCAACGAGGGTATGCCATGCTGCGCGTCGTCTTTATGGGAACGCCGGATTTTTCTGTTCCGACCTTGATGGAAATTGTCGGGCAAGGCCATGAAGTGGTCGCTGTCTATAGCCAGCCACCGCGCCCGGCCGGTCGCGGCATGGAAGAACGTAAGACGCCGGTGCATCAGGCCGCCGATCAGCTCGGGCTTCCCGTTTTCACGCCAACGTCGCTGAAGTCTGAAGAAGAGCAGGAGAAATTCCGCGCCCTTGATGCGGACGTGGCTGTGGTTGTGGCCTATGGCTTGTTGCTGCCCAAGGCCATTCTTGATGCGCCTCAAGAAGGCTGCCTCAATCTGCATGGCTCGCTTCTGCCGCGCTGGCGCGGGGCTGCTCCCATCCAGCGTGCCATCATGGCGGGCGACGCCGAAACCGGTGTTCAGGTCATGCGCATGGACGAGGGGCTTGATACCGGCGACATCTGCATGTCAGAGACCATCCCCATCACAGAACAGATGACGGCTGAAGACCTGCATGACAAGATGATGGTACTGGGAGCCGACCTGATGGTGCGGGCGCTCGGCGCTCTGTCGCGCGGGCTGCTTACCTCCCGGCCTCAGGCCGAAGAGGGCGTAACCTACGCCAAGAAAATCGACAAGGCCGAAAGCCGCATTGATTTTTCGATGAGCGCGAAAGAAGTCCATAACATCATTCGTGGCCTGTCGCCGTTCCCCGGCGCATGGGTCATGATGACCATTCGTGGCAGGGAGCAGCGAGTCAAGCTTCTGCGCTCTGAGCTGGCCGATGGCTCTGGCACTCCGGGCACTCTGCTCGATGATACCATGACCATAGCCTGCGGCGAGGGGGCGGTGCGCCTTGCCAAGTTGCAGCGCGCCGGCAAGGGCGCCATGAATGCAGATGAGTTCCTGCGCGGTGCCGATTTGACCATCGGCGACGTGATCGCATAACCGGTTAAAGATTTCATGCCTCGTTACAAGCTTTTGATCGAATATGACGGACGCCCCTTTTCTGGCTGGCAGCGGCAGGATAATGCGCCCTCTGTCATGGGCCTGATCGAGGAGTCTCTGTTCAAATTCACGCATGAACGGGTGACGCTGTTTGGTGCGGGGCGCACGGATTCAGGGGTTCACGCCACCGGGCAGGTCGCGCATATGGATCTGGAGCGCGATTGGCACAGCCTCAAGCTGAATGAGGCGTTGAATTTCTTCCTCAAGGAAACCGGCGTGGCCATTCTCAAGGTCTGGAAGGTGACGGACGCCTTTGACAGCCGCTTCGAGGCCGTCAAACGCTACTACCGTTACCGCATCTGTAATCGCCGTGCGCCGCTGACCTTCGAAATCGGGCGTGCCTGGCAATATAGCTACGCGATTGATGTGGAGCGGATGCAGGCCGGTGCCGATCTGCTGGTCGGGCATTATGACTTTACCACCTTCCGCGCCACTGCCTGTCAGGCCAAGAGCCCATGGCGCACCATGGAGAAGCTCACCATCAGCCGCGAGGGCGAGTGGGTCTATATGGATGCGATGGCGCGGTCCTTCCTGCATAACCAGATCCGGTCTTTTGTCGGCTCTCTGGTGGAAGTGGGCTCCGGACGCAAACCGGTTGACTGGATCAGCGAAATTCTGGAAGCCCGCGATCGCCGCGCCTGCGGCCCTGTCGCCCCGCCCGATGGGCTTTACCTCACGCAGGTCGATTACCGCCAAGACATCGATTATGTCATTCCCGAAGAGCCATGGCAGGGCCACGGTCACAAGTAAGGGCTGCAGGAGAGGTGCTTAGGCGCTGACTGTGGCCAGACTGACGCTATGCAGCCAGAAGGCTGAGGCAATGCCGATAATGACCATCAGAATAGCCAGTCCAAGCGCAGTGAATGGCGGACATTCCAGCACGAAGCTATAAAGCCGATAGGCCACCCACATGGCAAAGCCATAGATGCCGAGCATCAGCATGATGGAAAGCTGGGGCGGAATGAGCTGCGTTGTCATTATTGCGCCGGGCAGCATGGTGATCAGAACCATGATCACGCTTAGCCAGTTGTAACTCACGATCAGCGGAATGAACCGGTCCCGGTAGCCCAGAACCGAAATGATCGCATAAAGGATCAGCGGCGGCAGGCCCCAATCCAGAAACAGCTGCAACAGATAAAGCGTGCCCCCGCCAGAGCGAAAGAGCAGCACCTCATCGAGATAACCGAACAACAGCGCATAGAACAGGCTGAGCGGCTCGACGATCAGCATCGCGATGAAGGAAAGCCAGAAGCCCCGTCGGGTGGCATCAATGCCATAAAGGGCGTCGTCCTTGCCGCGCACAAAAGACCACAACAGTTCAAGATGATAGAAAATATAGGTCATTGAGTGCCTGTCAGGTGAGGAGCAATGCGTCGAACACTATGGATAGATCAACAAGCGGCAGATGTCCAAACGCGGCCATTCTGCATACCCAGAAAAAACTGCACGATGCATTAGCTGATAGAAAACGAGGTCAGCATAGCTGACCCCGTCTTTTAATCAACTTGAGAGCGCAAATGCGATTAACGCTCGAAATACTGCATCATGAATTCATAATAGACCTCGGCGAGCTGCTCGATGTCGGCCACGGCGACATGTTCATCGACCATATGCATGGTCTGGCCAACAAGGCCGAACTCGATCACCGGGCAATAATTCTTGATGAAGCGGGCGTCCGATGTGCCGCCGCCGGTTGAAAGCTCCGGAACTTTGCCCGTGACGGTTTCGACCGCCTTGGAGAAGCGATCAATCAGGCTATCCGAGCGCGTCAGAAAAGCCTCGCTACCATCCGCTTCGAGCGAAACAGAGAGCTTGAAGGCATCGCCCGAGAGGCAGTCTGTGGCGTGCTTGGTAACAAATTGGCCCAGCGTCTCGGCAGTCCAGAGGTCATTGAAGCGCACATTGAAGCGGGCGGATGCCTGCTCGGGAATGACATTCCAGGCCGGATTGCCCACGTCGAAGGAAATGAATTCCAGATTGCTGGGCTGGAAAAAGTCCGTGCCCTCGTCCAGCGTCTGGGCGCTGACATGCTCGACGATTTTAGCCAGAACCGGCACTGGATTGTTGGCCAGATGCGGATAGGCCACATGGCCTTGTTTGCCGGAGATGGTCACCGTGCCAGACTGGCTGCCGCGACGCCCGACCTTGATCATGTCGCCCATGCTGTTCGGATTGGTTGGCTCGCCAAGAACAGAATCGGTGAATTTTTCACCCCGTTCGGCTGCCCACTGCATGAGCTTGACGGTGCCATTGACTGCCGGTCCTTCTTCATCACCGGTAAGCACGAAGGAAACGGTGCCCTTCGGCGCGCCGTGGGTCTCGACATAACGCAGGGCCGCGGCAACAAAGGCAGCTACGCCGCCTTTCATGTCAGCTGCGCCGCGTCCATACAGTTTGCCATCCTTCACTGCGCCGCTGAAAGGCGGCTGCTGCCACATGGCTTCTTCGCCCACCGGCACCACATCCACATGACCGGCAAAGGCCAGATGAGGCCCCTCGCCACCGGAGATCTTTGCGAACATATTCTCAACGTCTGGATAGCCATCTTGAGAAAAGGTCGGACGATGCACCTCAAACCCGAACGGGGAGAGCAAATCATCAAGCAGGGTGAGAACGCCAGCCTCAGCGGGCGTTACGCTGGGGCATTGGATCAGGGCGCTGGCAAGGTCCGTGGCTGTTGGAGCTTTTGTCATGTCGCAGGAGCGCTTTCTTTCGGATAGAAAAGATATGGAGGGCGTCGTCCTACGGATCAAGTCGGCAGGACGCAGGGTCTGGCGCGAGCATAGAAGACCGCGCGGCGGCCTTCAACCAGCTTTCTGCGCTAGAGCAATCATGTCTGATGATAAGCAGCGGCTAGATCGCTGTAATTTGCGGCTCCCCATCCTCTTCAAGGGCAGCTTCTTTGGGCGCACGAAGGCCCAGATCATAGAAATAGATCAGCCAGAAGGGGATGAGTGGCGCCAGAAACATCAGGCGGGTGGAAAAGCCAATCGAGCAGGACAGCGGAAAATGTGGTGCCAGAGCGCTTAAGGTCAGCAGGATGGGAATGGCATAGGCAAAGAAACTCTTGTGGCCACGCCCCATCTTGCGCAGGCGCTTGATCACGAGGCAGTACCACATGAAGAAAAAGACAAGGGCCATGACGCCAAGTGCGCCATAATAGGCCATGCCAAGAAAGGTAGACGGGTCTTGCGAGCAGAGCTGGTTTTGCGGCACTCGAAACAGATAGGCCGCTCCGATCTCCATGGGAAAAAGGAACAGATGGCCAAACCAGAAGTCCCTTTTTCCGATCTCGCCACGACTATCAAACAACAGGCCTTCAAACGTCATCTCATTCTCCCCCAAATCCCCGTTTGAAGGGCGTTGCCATGGCTTCGCTCTTCAAACGGATGATAAGACAAGCCTAGCGCGGCTCATCGCTCGGGACAAATGATAAGACGCTTTCCACCGGCGCGTTAGACTATCGCTTAGTCTGTTCTCTGGCCGCAAACACCTCCTTGGCCACGTTGAGGCCGTTGATCGCGGCTGGCAATCCGCCATAGACAGCCATTTGCCAGATGACTTCGACGATCTCCTGTTCGCTCGCCCCTACGGCAAGGGTATGCTCGATATTGATCTTGAGCTGTGGCGCAGTCTGTCCGCCCAATACCGTCAACGCGGCGACGGTCGCCAGCTGTCGGCTCTTGCTATCAAGGCCCGGGCGGGAATAATGTCGACCATAGGCCCATTCGATGAGGCTCTCGCCGAAGTCTGGCAGCATGTCGCCGAACCAAGCATTCAGATTGTCTTCAAGGCCGGGGTGATGCGCGTCGCAATAGGCACGGGCTCGTTCAAGAGCGCTTGTCTGGCTGTTGGATGCGGGGGATTGTGCTTGTGTCGCTTGCATGATCTGCCTCCATGACATGGGCTTTTTCCATGTCCTTGTAGATTTCGATTTTGTTATCGAGAACGGGAAGCGTCGCTTGCAAAGCGTCTATCTGTTGCTGCACGGTCCTGCGCTGGTCCTCCAGCATCTGGCGTCGCGCCGCAGCAGTTTGCGGACCTTCGGCCCTCAATTGGGCATAACGAACCATGTTGGATATGCCCATGCCGGTGGCCTTGAGATGCTTGAGGAAGGTCAGCCAATTGGCGATCTCCATACCATATTGTCGCCGCCCGCCCGCATCGCGAGAGGCGTCGGGCAACAGGCCGATCTTCTCGTAATAGCGGATGGTGTGGACGGACAGGCCGGTCAGATGTGCCAGATTTCCGATCTTCAAGGGTCAGCTCCTGTTTCGATAATTCGGGAGGCTAGATGTTCAAGTGCACTCTAGGTCAAGCGGTAAAATAAAAAAAGTCCCGCCATCAGTGCAATGGCAGGACTTCGTATATTTGTTGTTGTTTACGGACAGTTAGTCGCGCAGCAGCTCGTTGATCGAGGTTTTCGAGCGGGTGCGCTCGTCCACGCGCTTCACGATCACTGCGCAGTAAAGGTTCGGGCCCGGCGTGCCATCTGGCAGCGGTTTGCCCGGCATGGTGCCCGAGACAACAACAGAGTAAGGCGGTACTTCACCCATGAAGATTTCGCCGGTGGCGCGGTCAACGATCTTGGTGGATGCACCAAGATAAACGCCCATGGACAACACAGAGCCTTCACGCACAATGACGCCTTCGGCCACTTCTGCGCGGGCACCGATGAAGCAATTGTCCTCAATCACCACAGGGCCAGCCTGCAGCGGCTCCAGAACGCCGCCGATGCCAGCGCCGCCGGAAAGATGCACATGCTTGCCGATCTGTGCGCAGGAGCCGACTGTTGCCCATGTGTCGATCATGGTGCCTTCATCAACATAGGCGCCCAGATTGACGAAAGATGGCATCAGTACAACGCCCTTGCCGATAAAGGCGGAGCGACGCACGGTGCAGTTCGGTACAGCGCGGAAGCCAGCATTTTCAAAGTCGATGCCGCCCCAGCCTTCAAACTTGGAAGGAACCTTGTCCCACCATGTTGCTTCGCCCGGGCCACCCTTGATCACTTCCATGGCATTGAGCCGGAACGACAGGAGCACGGCTTTCTTCAGCCACTGATTGACAACCCAGTTGCCGTCTTCTGCCTTTTCCGCAACACGCGCATGGCCATTGTCGAGTAGGGTCAGCGCCTTTTCGACTGCATCCCTGATGTCGCCGGTCGTGTTGCTATTGATGGATTCGCGAGCCTCGAAGCCTGCTTCGATCGTGCTTTGGAGCGCGCTCAGATCAACTTGGGTCATGTCACTTGCTTTCAGCTTGTCATGTTGATGGTGATGAAGCTTGCAAGATCAATCCTGCCTCCGGCTGCCAAAAGGCACAAGGCTGGACGATCCCGCTGTCGCGCAAACCATAAGCAATGCGTTTGCGAAGTCAATGCGAGAAGTGGCAAAGACCTTGATTTTGATCAAACGGTTTGGTTGGAGAATGGACGAAGGTCGCCCAAGGTGGGCCCTTTGCCCGGGGGGAGAAACGACAAAGGGTCGGCACGATGCGTGCCGACCCTTCTTTATGTCTGATCCGGTCGGGTGTAGGTCTTATAGAGACAGCACAAACCGCCGGTAGGACGTCGACTTCTCCTGCAACAAGCCATTAAGATGAGCGCACCCTGCCTCAACGGCCTGCTCTTCATCATCAAACCTGTTTTCGATGTCGCAGAGTTTCTTGTAAAGAGGGGCGATAACTTCACGCACTGCTGTACGATTGGGTGCACGGCGTGACGCCTCGTAGCCGATCACTTCGCCTTTGTCATTCCGAGACGGAGTGACACGGGCAAAGGTCCAATAATGGTCTCCTGTGGTCGTCAGATTCTGCATATAGGCAAACATGTCTCGCTTCTCTTCAAGTCCGTCCCAGAGGATTTTGAAGATAGAGCGAGGCATTTCAGGGTGGCGAACACAATTGTGGGGCTGACCAACCAGGCTCTTGTTGGCATAGCCCGTGATATCCCGAAAGAACGCATTGCAATAGGTTATGTAACCGTCCTTGTCGGTTCTGCTGACGAGAATTTCACTTTCGCCGAACTGCTTTTCTATACCGGTAGGAGAAATTGTTATTGTCATTTCGGTCTCCTTGGTTGCGATTTGGCAGACACCGCTGGGAGGGGCGCAGTCTGCCGGAATGAGCGCCTGTCGTTACTGAAAAACACCGACCCGGTTGCATTCGAGAGGCGCATTGGGGGTCTCAATTTGGGCCTTGTTTTTAGAAGTCCTCAAAAATATAGATTATTTTCACAAAAGGAAATAAAAATCTTCGCGGACCCGTATTGAGCAAACGGCACCATGCTTAACTGTCGCAATTTTAATCTGACAGTTGGTTTTTATTCCAGAAAAACACAGAATAATCTGACAAATTGATAATAATATTTCGTGATACGAAAAGTCCGCACAAATTAATTGCAAGATATAGTGGTCTGATCAATTTGTGAGCAAGTAATAAGAAATTTTATGCAGAAAGGTGATTGGTATAGGCTTTTCTCTAAAAGCCATGGTTGCTTGCGCGATCTGGGTTAGTGCGTATCTTTATATATTAGGGCGATTTTAAGGCTCAGTGTGGCATAAACTGGGTTAACGATGATAGAAATGGTGCAATTATGCCAATCGTCACGAGTCTATTCTCGAATGCCTTGATCGTTTTTAAGTGGGATTTGACGGGAAAAGACAGGCGCAGAATGAGCCTACGGACCGGGTTGGATTTTTGGGGGACGAAATGAATTATAAAGGGCGATTGCTGTTTACCGCAGGGTTTATTTTGTCCGCAGGCGGAGCCGCACTGGCGACTGAAAAGCCGCTTGATCCGATGGCCGCGACGGACAGTCCTTCTCAGGCCGTTCAGACTGCTTTGGAAGCCGATCAGGAGGCGCCACTACAGATCATTGTTTCGCGCAAAGACCAGCGCTTACGGGTCTATCGTGGACAAGAGGTCATCGCTACGTCTCGCGTGTCGACCGGCAAGGCGGGGCACTCGACGCCAACTGGCATCTTCTCCATTCTTGAAAAGAGAAGACAGCATTTTTCCAATATCTATGATAGCGCCCCCATGCCCTATATGCAGCGCCTGACCTGGTCTGGTATCGCTTTGCATGAATCCGGCTCAGTGCCCAATTATCCCGCATCCCATGGCTGTGTGCGTTTGCCACGCGGTTTCGCAAGCAAGCTCTTTTCCATGACCGAACGTGGCGCGCATGTCATCATCGCCAATCGGGAAGCCGAGCCGGAATTGATCCATAACGCACGGCTTTTCCAGCCCGAAGATGTGCAACTGGCCAACAAACTGACGGAATTGAGCCTTGGCCCGTCACAGCCCGTCAAGGGGCATGGCAAGATCGCGCTTCTCGATGATCGCCCTTCGGAAGATCCGCTCGCTGCGAAAATTTCCATGCGTCTTAATCTGCTTGATCAGGTGAAACGGGATAATTCCCCCATTCGGGTATTCATCACCCGCCAGCCGCGCGGCAATCTGGTGCGCGAAGTGCAGATCATGCTCAATGAACTGGGCTTTGATGCTGGTGAGCCGGATGGATTGGCTGGCAAGGCCACTTATGGGGCCGTGCGCGCCTTCATCAAATCCAGACAAGGCAGCATCGAAGACCAATCCCAGCCTCTTAAGGCGGTGATCGACAAGACCCTGCTGACCGCGCTTTATCATGCCGCAGGCAAGGGGGAAGTGCCGACAGGCCACATCTATGTGCGGTCCCGTTTCAAGCCTCTGTTTGATGCGCCGATCATGATCAAGAATCCCGAGGCGCCTCTCGGGGCGCATCTGCTGACCGCGACCCACTCGCGCACGCAAAGTGGCAAGCTGGATTGGCTGTCCGTCAATCTGACAGATCGCTATGACGATAGCATGCAGACCCGCCTTGGTGTTACGCAGGATATGGACAACGAAGCTCTGGTTGCCTCCAGTGCAATTCTCGACCGGATCGAAATTCCCGATGAAGTGCGCGCCCAAATTGATCTTCTGGTCAACAGCGGCTCTTCAATTACGATCTCTGACAGGGGCTTCAGCCGTGAGACAACCCCTGTCGGCACTGACTTCATTGTGCTGACCAAGCCGGATCTTCCTTCCGCCAGACCGATCCAGAAGACGGTGGAGCGAAAAAAGCCCGTTAAGCCCAAGCAGGTCGCCAGAAACAAAACTGAACCCGTGCAGGAAGCTCCCAAGAAGAAGGGGCTGTTCTCCATGCTCATCAATCGCGGTGCGAGTTTGACCGAGGTTAGAACCCGCTGATATGGGCGCCCGCTTTCAGCCTTGCCCGCTGATGATAAAGCTGATTGCAAACTGAAGAAAAACAATAGGCCCTGTTTCTTTTGGAAACAGGGCCTTCTTATTGAACACAAGAAATCGCAGGGCTTTCTGACGCTGTTCTATTCGGCTGAGAACTGGTCGTCGAAGCTATAGCCAGAGCCGCGCACTGTGCGGATGGGATCTTTCGCCCGGCCGCGGTTGATGGTTTTGCGCAACCGACCCACATGCACGTCGACGGTCCGTTCATCGACATAGACATCATGCCCCCAGACGCCATCCAGCAATTGTTCGCGGGAATAGACCCGCCCCGGATTCTGCATCAGGAATTCCAGCAAGCGATATTCTGTCGGTCCCAGTGTTACCTCGCGGTTGGCGCGCTTGACGCGATGGGTTTCGCGATTGAGCTCCAGATCCCCGGCCTTGAGAATGGTTGCGACTAGATCAGGGCTGGCCCGGCGCAGAATGGCCCGCACACGCGCCATCAATTCAGGAACAGAAAACGGTTTGACGACATAATCATCAGCGCCGGTCGAAAGCCCCCGAATACGT from uncultured Cohaesibacter sp. carries:
- the phoB gene encoding phosphate regulon transcriptional regulator PhoB — translated: MSPKVMIVEDEEALSLLLRYNLEAEGYQVEVIARGDEAESRLQETLPDLLLLDWMLPGLSGIELCRRLRAKPKTVKLPVIMLTARGEESERIRGLSTGADDYVVKPFSVPELMARVRAILRRASPDLVATILKAGDLELNRETHRVKRANREVTLGPTEYRLLEFLMQNPGRVYSREQLLDGVWGHDVYVDERTVDVHVGRLRKTINRGRAKDPIRTVRGSGYSFDDQFSAE